The following proteins come from a genomic window of Crassostrea angulata isolate pt1a10 chromosome 1, ASM2561291v2, whole genome shotgun sequence:
- the LOC128163607 gene encoding M-phase inducer phosphatase-like, whose translation MHLWTSPKTTLENSGTMSPLTKQLMLSLRFDSADEDLSTVITPNKLPTPGSRRTPRCINREIFKDNRNDGEKTQLRRFSTFESRRSFFSCKRTLDILESSPEQTNKRNKLTDNQSFSSLPKKEHDGLTSITQAMEAVLQNDGITGDGQKKLGLPIIPGNHNDLNIISPETLADLIGGKYSESIGSYRIIDCRYPYEFDGGHIQGAENIYTEEGILELLYSRNKDQDNTKRHILIFHCEFSSERGPKKCRFLRNRDRDLNKENYPLLNFPEIYLLYQGYKEFYATNKTLCQPQSYKPMLDKDHTNDLKFFRKKSKSMTAGAKKFARNSLRF comes from the exons ATGCATTTGTGGACTTCTCCTAAAACAACTTTGGAAAATAGCGGCACAATGTCACCG CTCACCAAACAGCTGATGCTGTCACTTCGCTTTGACTCTGCAGATGAAGACCTATCGACCGTAATCACTCCAAACAAACTCCCCACCCCCGGGAGTAGACGGACGCCGCGGTGCATCAACCGGGAG atTTTCAAGGACAACAGAAATGACGGTGAAAAAACCCAGTTAAGAAGATTCTCTACCTTTGAGAGCAGACGTTCGTTCTTCTCCTGTAAAAGAACTTTGGACATTTTGGAGAGTTCCCctgaacaaacaaacaaacgaaaTAAACTAACGGATAACCAGTCCTTCTCCAGTCTGCCTAAG AAAGAACACGATGGTTTGACGAGCATAACCCAGGCCATGGAAGCTGTACTACAGAACGACGGGATTACCGGGGACGGACAGAAAAAACTCGGTTTACCAATAATTCCCGGGAATCACAATGACCTTAACATAATCTCCCCAGAAACACTGGCTGATCTAATCGGAGGCAAATATTCGGAGAGCATCGGCAGTTACCGCATCATCGACTGTCGATATCCGTACGAGTTTGACGGAGGGCACATTCAG ggtgctgaaaatatttacacagaGGAAGGAATTCTAGAATTACTCTATTCACGCAACAAAGATCAGGACAACACAAAGCGgcacattttaatttttcactGCGAGTTCTCGTCAGAGCGAGGCCCAAAGAA GTGTAGATTCCTCAGAAACAGAGATAGGGACCTGAATAAAGAAAACTACCCTTTGCTCAACTTCCCTGAAATCTACCTCCTATATCAAGGGTACAAGGAGTTTTACGCCACAAACAAG ACTTTGTGTCAACCTCAGAGCTACAAACCAATGCTGGACAAAGATCACACCAACGATCTGAAGTTTTTCCGAAAGAAATCTAAATCCATGACAGCAGGAGCCAAGAAATTCGCTCGGAACTCCCTTAGATTCTAA
- the LOC128177796 gene encoding uncharacterized protein LOC128177796 gives MCGKLICWIFIYFLSFEFCFANNRYIYLSSRLEGQAITSHLIKSMQTYSEIGCSRNCLNNEGCMAISFGCRSMEANGWGICDLISEDGGTPYTVAVDPAMCTMAVVDRYPEGPWSNVNQPTISSVTTDAMTSVNFQQTTASTIRVVDMIDRLQNMCSASSQSDFAVITTEIIYFYDDKASLTSGSCKSVHYSTLFSGYSDLPDITHWKAVLTMSQSYVDVYTDTKVFRWGITSQSLHVMSGYPKFRAAYLRDIKGSPVSYIPTDPVWAVHRVTLGSWDIYFYESNNKNFNLYSNQPPGEWTFAKSDNTIFNQNGWALNPWTDLPPNTVALTAQDHTGIDFVGITGNFDVFFYKVTDQYQMLTDPIVTIHKLSF, from the exons ATGTGCGGAAAACTTATATGttggatttttatttactttctaagttttgaattttgttttgcgAACAATCGGTACATTTATCTAAGTTCACGATTAGAAGGCCAGGCAATCACAAGTCACCTTATAAAGAGCATGCAAACGTACTCCGAG ATTGGTTGCTCTCGGAATTGTTTAAACAACGAAGGCTGTATGGCAATTTCTTTCGGATGCAGAAGTATGGAGGCCAATGGATGGGGAATCTGTGACCTTATATCAGAGGATGGAGGGACACCCTACACTGTGGCCGTGGATCCAGCGATGTGTACAATGGCTGTCGTTGACCGATATCCCGAGGGTCCTTGGTCAAACGTCAATCAACCAACCATTTCATCAGTAACGACCGACGCCATGACGTcggtcaattttcaacaaacAACTGCTTCGACGATT AGGGTGGTGGACATGATTGATCGCCTACAAAACATGTGTTCTGCATCCTCTCAGTCGGACTTCGCCGTCATCACCACGGAgattatttatttctatgaCGACAAGGCCTCCCTGACATCCGGGTCATGTAAATCCGTGCACTATTCTACATTGTTTTCTGGGTATAGCGATCTTCCTGATATCACTCATTGGAAAGCCGTCCTCACCATGTCACAGAGTTACGTAGATGTTTATACAG ACACCAAAGTTTTTCGCTGGGGAATAACATCTCAAAGTCTTCATGTAATGTCAGGTTATCCTAAATTTAGAGCTGCATACCTGCGTGATATTAAAGGAAGTCCGGTATCGTATATACCTACCGATCCGGTATGGGCTGTGCATCGAGTGACTCTTGGTTCTTGGGACATTTATTTCTACGAATCTAACAATAAAAACTTCAATTTATACTCTAATCAACCACCGGGCGAATGGACTTTTGCCAAATCCGACAATACTATCTTCAACCAGAATGGCTGGGCCCTCAATCCATGGACAGATCTTCCACCGAACACGGTGGCGCTGACGGCACAAGATCACACAGGGATTGACTTTGTGGGAATCACAGGGAATTTTGACGTCTTTTTTTACAAAGTCACGGACCAGTATCAAATGTTAACTGACCCCATTGTCACGATCCATAAGCTTTCGTTTTAG
- the LOC128157451 gene encoding uncharacterized protein LOC128157451 translates to MGRQHLCLIIFYSLSFEFCFASNRYIYLSSRSEGQAITSHLIKSMQTYSEIGCSLICLNNESCKAISFGCKSMKANGGGICDLISEDGGTPYAVAVDPAMCTMAVVDRYPEGPWSNVNQPIMSSVTTDAITLVNFQQTTTSTMRVVDMIDLQNMCSGSSLWDLAVITTEAVYFYDDKESMTSGSCKSVPYSTMFSGFADLPDITHWKVVLVVSETYVDVYTDTKVFRWEIISQSLQVVSGYPKLIAAYLNDIKGSAVSYIPTDPTWAVHRGTFLSLDIYIYESSKNQFNLYTDNQPWELSFAQSDTTPVNQFGWPINPWTHLPPNTVALTAQDHQGVDFVGITNDFNVIFYEIKDQYLMSTDPNVTIQKLVF, encoded by the exons ATGGGCAGACAACATTTATGtttgattatattttattctttaagttttgaattttgttttgcgAGCAATCGGTACATTTATCTAAGCTCACGATCAGAAGGCCAGGCAATCACAAGTCACCTTATAAAGAGCATGCAAACGTACTCCGAG aTTGGGTGTTCTCTGATTTGTTTAAACAACGAAAGCTGCAAGGCAATCTCTTTCGGATGCAAAAGTATGAAAGCCAATGGAGGGGGAATTTGTGATCTTATATCAGAAGATGGAGGGACACCCTACGCTGTGGCCGTAGATCCAGCGATGTGTACAATGGCTGTCGTTGACCGATATCCCGAGGGTCCTTGGTCAAACGTCAATCAACCAATCATGTCATCAGTAACGACCGACGCCATTACGTTAGTCAATTTTCAACAAACAACGACCTCGACGATG AGGGTGGTAGACATGATCGATCTACAAAACATGTGTTCCGGATCTTCTCTGTGGGACTTAGCCGTCATCACCACGGAGGCTGTTTATTTCTATGACGACAAGGAATCTATGACATCCGGGTCTTGTAAATCCGTGCCTTATTCCACAATGTTTTCTGGGTTTGCCGATCTCCCTGACATCACTCATTGGAAAGTCGTTCTCGTCGTGTCTGAGACCTACGTAGATGTTTATACAG ATACCAAAGTGTTTCGCTGGGAAATAATATCTCAGAGTCTTCAAGTTGTGTCGGGTTATCCTAAATTAATAGCCGCGTACTTGAATGATATTAAAGGAAGCGCAGTATCATACATACCCACCGACCCGACATGGGCAGTGCATCGAGGAACTTTCCTTTCTTTGGACATTTATATCTACGAATCTAGCAAAAATCAGTTTAACTTGTACACTGATAATCAACCATGGGAATTGAGTTTTGCACAATCGGACACTACCCCCGTCAACCAGTTTGGCTGGCCCATCAATCCCTGGACACATCTGCCACCTAACACTGTGGCGCTGACGGCACAAGACCACCAAGGGGTAGACTTTGTGGGAATCACAAATGATTTTAACGTCATCTTTTACGAAATTAAGGATCAATATCTAATGTCAACTGACCCAAATGTCACGATCCAGAAGCTGGTGTTTTAG